GCTGAAAGCCAGCGCGCCATTCTGATTGACCGTACCCCCCACCACTTCGGCCCCTGCAGCCTTCTCGACCGGCACGGGTTCGCCGCTGATCATGGATTCGTCGACAAAGCTGTGGCCTTCGATGACCAGGCCATCGACGGGAATGCGCTCGCCAGGGCGCACTTCGATCACATCGCCGCCGCGCACCTGGGCAATGTCGATTTCCTGCACCACGCCGCCCTTGCGCACGCGCGCAGTCTTGGCCTGCAGCTGCACCAGGCGGCGAATGGCCTCCGAGGTATTGCCCTTGGCACGCGCCTCCAGAAAGCGGCCCAGCAGGATCAGCGCGACGATGACGGCCGCGGCTTCGAAGTACACATTCACGGTGCCTGCGGGCAGCCATTGCGGCACAAAGGTCGCCACCACCGAATAGGCGAATGCCGCCGAGGTGCCCACTGCGACCAGCGAATTCATGTCGGGCGCTGCGCGCAGCAGCGCGGGCACGCCCTTCTCGAAAAAGCGCCGACCCGGCCCGAACAGCACCACGGCCGTCAGCGCGAACTGGATGTACCAGCTGTTCTGCGTGCCGATGGTGCCCGCAATCCAGTGATGAAACGCGGGCACCATGTGAGCGCCCATCTCCAGCACAAACACGGGCAGTGCGAACACGGTCGCAAAGATCAGCGAACGCTTGAGCGATTCGCGCTCCTGCGCCTGGCGCTGGGCTGTGGCATCCTCGCCAGTCGCGCCGGCGTTGTGCAGCACGGCGTGCGCTTCATAGCCGGCCTTTTCGATCGCTGCAATCAAGCGGCTCACATCCACGCTGCCCTGCAGTTGCACGCTGGCACGCTCGGTCGCCAGATTCACCACTGCACTCTGGACACCAGGCACTTTCTTGAGCGCACGCTCCACACGGCCCACGCAGGACGCACAGGTCATGCCGCCCACCTGCAGATCCACGCTTTGCGCGGGCACCGCGTAGCCCGCTTTTTCAATCGCCGCTACGGCCTGCGGCAAGATGGCTGCAGCCTGCGCCGGATCGGCCACGGTGAGGCTGGCTTTTTCCGTGGCCAGATTGACCACGGCCTCCTGCACGCCGGGCACTTTCTTGAGCGCGCGCTCCACGCGGCCCACGCAGGAAGCGCAGGTCATTCCCTCCACAGACAGCTCAAAGGCTCCGCTTTTGGTCAGTGCATTCATCGCGTTCTCCATTCACGTTGAAGGCCACTGTAGAGATTGACATCATGTAAATGTCAAGCGCCCGGCAAAAACCTCTGCTGCAAGGGTGCAAACATGCGGTGTTTCAGCCTGTGTGCGGTGCCAATCCGAAATGCTCCAGCAGGTACGCCTCGGCCTGCACAAACATGTCCTGCAGGCCTTGCAGGGTGGAACTGGCCATATGCGGCGTCAGCACCGTGTTGTGCAGCTCGATCAAGGCATCTGAGACTTGCGGCTCATGCACAAACACATCGAGTGCCGCAGCCGCAATCGTGCGTTCCTGCAACGCTTGCTGCAATGCCGCTTCATCGACGACGGAGCCGCGCCCCACGTTCACCAGCACGCCCTGCGGGCCCAGGGCCTGCAGCACTTCGGCATCGATCAGGCCCCGGGTTGCAGGACCGCCGCTGGCGCAGACCACGAGAAAATCCACCTCGGCGGCCAGCTCCAGCACGCTGCCACACCAGCGGTACGGCACATCGCCCTTGGGAGCGCGTCCCGTATAGGCAATCGACATATCAAAGGCCTGCGAGCGCCTGGCCACGGCACGGCCGATGCGCCCCAGGCCGACGATGCCCATGCGTTGCCCCGAAAAGCGCAGGGTGGGCGGATACCGCCCTTGCAGCCAGCGCCCCTGCCGCACAAACTCATGGGCCTGCACGATTTGCCGCGTGGCAGCCAGCAGCAGGGCCAGCGTGTGATCGGCAATGTCCTGGGCACAGACATCGGGCGCCTTGCTCACCTTGATGCCCAGTTCTGCGGCTGCGTCGAGATCGATGCCGTCCCGGCCCACGCCGATGACGACGATCAGCTCCAGCGCCGGCCACTGCCGCATCTGTTCGCGGCTGACGATGGACTGGGCATTGCACAGCATGGCTCGCACCTGAGGGCACAGCTCGCTGCGGCGGGCGCTGCCGATCCCGGCCGCCTCAAGCAGCTCGAACTGCAGCTGCAGTCTCTCGTGCATGGCTGGCGCCAGCGCCGTGTGAAGCAGCAGCCGGGGACGCTGCGGGTGCGGTGATTCATGGATGGACATGGGAGGGCTTTCGGCAGATCGACAGATGCAGTCCTGGCTTGCTGCCCGCAGAGCGCGCAGAGCCAGGCTGGGCTTAGTCCAGCACGCAGGGATCGCGGCGGATTTCCTCGCGGCACATGGCCTCCCAGAGAAAGGGAAAGCCGTTGAGGT
This window of the Comamonas testosteroni genome carries:
- a CDS encoding 2-hydroxyacid dehydrogenase, with the protein product MSIHESPHPQRPRLLLHTALAPAMHERLQLQFELLEAAGIGSARRSELCPQVRAMLCNAQSIVSREQMRQWPALELIVVIGVGRDGIDLDAAAELGIKVSKAPDVCAQDIADHTLALLLAATRQIVQAHEFVRQGRWLQGRYPPTLRFSGQRMGIVGLGRIGRAVARRSQAFDMSIAYTGRAPKGDVPYRWCGSVLELAAEVDFLVVCASGGPATRGLIDAEVLQALGPQGVLVNVGRGSVVDEAALQQALQERTIAAAALDVFVHEPQVSDALIELHNTVLTPHMASSTLQGLQDMFVQAEAYLLEHFGLAPHTG